The genomic interval TTCAACTGGGTGACGCCAGAAGGCGACAAGATACCAGCTGATTGGGCTGCCTGCTGAGGTATGGAAGAATTGGAAGCATTGTAGGCAGCCTGGTTAGGCTGAGGTTGAGGAGATGGAACTGATGTCTTCTGAGGTGCTCCACATCTTGCGCAAAATTTTGCGTCATCGGGAAGTTGAAACCCGCATTGCGTACAGAACATCATCAGCTATTGATGAGATATCGATATTTAAGTGTTAGCACACTCAACCCATGTATAATTTGTAAGCGTCTGAACTGCTTCCTTTGCTTATCGATACCTGTTAGTGATAGAGAGGGTGAATCGTTCATAAAGAGCGTGTGCTTCACTAGCAGTCTCAGTTTTTCTGTTTGATTACTATATTAGCTTCAACAAATGAATCATCAAAACCTTGAAGCTTCAATAGGTGGGGTCGGTGAGATTTGAACTCACGATCGCCAGCGCCCCAGGCTGGTATCCTAGACCAAACTGGACGACGACCCCATCCGATTCAGATGCAGCTCAGCAATTTGCAAAGCAGCCGAGCAGCTCCAACCGAAGGCAGGAAAAAGTCTCTTTAAGGCTTTATCGGCTGTACTGCCTTACCTGTAAGCGGCTCCGTGGATTCTGTCAGTCTTCTTTTTTCTTCTCCTTACCTTCGGATGCGGCCTCTTTCGTTAGCTGAACAGACCTGGCAGGATGCATAAAGAAAAGGCTGTCTATAGGTGTAGAGGTATGCCAGAACTACACAACCATATCCCTAAGTTTCACATAGTTTTCGTCAGTCGGGTGATGCCTGTACCTTCTCAGTGCCTCAAGAAATAAGCTGATTGGCAGATTCAGCAAATCTGGCCTCTTCCTTATGAATACATACTGGCACAATGCAGCTACATTATGCCCCTCGCAAGATAGTGATGCACTTTCAAAATCGATTATCGTTGGTTTTAGCCCTTCAACCATAACATGTTTGCTCGCATTTGCAAGCTCCATATGCCTTATGCCTGCTGCATCCAGTAGCCTTGCCTGGTTCAGCAATTCTTTCACCATTAGCTTTATCTGAGCTGGAGGAGAGTAGTTCAAAAAATCCACGAGACTGTTTCCGTATATCCTTTCAAGTATAAGCACATGCTTCCCAGCTTTTATCAACTTTGGTCCTACAGATACTGAATTGGCCCTGCTAAGAATCTCTGCCTCCCAGCTCACATCCTTCCTTGCTGAATCCGAACGGAGCAGCTTTACAGCAACTACACTTTTGTCCCTGCCAAGCAGTCCCTCAACAACTATGCTGTTCTTCCCCTTTCCAAGTACAGAAACTCCCCTTACTCTCGTATTGCCAGTTAACCTGACATACTCAACATCGAGCGAAAATAGCTCTTCCTTCCTCTCTTCAATGCAGGAAGGGTCTGCTCTGGGGTAGCAGTAGAGCCAATCATGTTCAGTTCTTTCTCTAACAGGAATCAATTGCAGGCGAATATCCAAAGACTCTCCTGACTGCATCCTTCACCACTTCGTCGCTTGTCAGCATCGCCTCTTTACCGTTCATCATCTTCCAGCTCTTCTTGGCTCCTTCAGCTATACCCTTAGAGAAACCTATCCTTTCTATTGGCCTTTCCATATAAAATTCAATCAGATGCAGAATATCAGGAAAACTGCTTCTCTCAATCCTCCTGCTCCTGAAATCGTCCGAAAAGAACCATGTCAGAGTCTTGCTGCTTTTGAGGAAAGTATCTGTCTCCTTATCCCTGTATACCTCCGGTCCTGTTCTGGACCTCAGACGAGCAATCCTCTCCCCTGCTAACAACAAGCAAATAGCTGAACTATGCAGGTCAGAGCTGTAGGTATGGTTCAGAACCTCAAAACCCTCCTGAGTCAGATGCCTTACAATCGCCTGAGAGCTTCTGGCAAGTTCACCCCATATAGTATCTTCATTCTCCTTTCTGTGTGTGAAGTAAAGAACGAAAACATTCTCGAGCAAATCAGATAGGTCATTCGGTTCAGGATAATCAAGGAGAGGCTGCAAGAATGGGTCGCATTTGGTTCCCTTCAGAATAATCCGGCTCAGAAATATGAATTCAGCAACCTTCCACGGGGCTATCGCCCTTGCAAGATTCCTGTTTGTGTCAACGGGGTCAAGTATCGCAAATCCTTCCACATTCTGTCTGTACTCTTCAAGAGAGATCACTGTATCGTTTCTCCACGAAGAAGCAGCTTTCAGCAACTCCTCAAGGTTACCATATTTGGCGATCAGAACCTCACAGACGTACCCGCTGAATCCTCTCACCTTTATTTCTGCACCGTAGAGCCTCTGAGTCTGCATAAGCCTTTTCAAAAGCCTCACCTGAAGCTTCATACCTTCGTTCAGCTTTGCTGACATGTACTCAGTATGGTGGGGTGACCTGTCGGCTGCGCTAATCCATTCTCCTTTCTTGACATTCAGACAAGGAACCACGTTTACTCTAACCCCTTCAACAAACCCTTCAAGGTATGGATGCTCCGCATATCTTGTAACTACATCATAACCAGCAAGAGCTTCATGCGCTATCTTCAGACCTTTGACCGAAAGACCGTCCTTTCCTACGGCTTTATCGAATGCAAGGAACACATCTATGTCACCTTTACCAGGTAGCCAGGTATCATGAGCATATGAGCCTCCAAGAATTATTGTCACCTTCTCGTTGAGCCTTTCAGCTGCAACTTTGCACCTAGATAGCATCAGCTGAGCAACTTGCTGCACTTTCTTTTTTTCTTCACCGTTTGGGGTAACGTCAGAAGCATGAATAGCAATCCACT from Conexivisphaerales archaeon carries:
- the cca gene encoding CCA tRNA nucleotidyltransferase, with amino-acid sequence MKQDLRQWIAIHASDVTPNGEEKKKVQQVAQLMLSRCKVAAERLNEKVTIILGGSYAHDTWLPGKGDIDVFLAFDKAVGKDGLSVKGLKIAHEALAGYDVVTRYAEHPYLEGFVEGVRVNVVPCLNVKKGEWISAADRSPHHTEYMSAKLNEGMKLQVRLLKRLMQTQRLYGAEIKVRGFSGYVCEVLIAKYGNLEELLKAASSWRNDTVISLEEYRQNVEGFAILDPVDTNRNLARAIAPWKVAEFIFLSRIILKGTKCDPFLQPLLDYPEPNDLSDLLENVFVLYFTHRKENEDTIWGELARSSQAIVRHLTQEGFEVLNHTYSSDLHSSAICLLLAGERIARLRSRTGPEVYRDKETDTFLKSSKTLTWFFSDDFRSRRIERSSFPDILHLIEFYMERPIERIGFSKGIAEGAKKSWKMMNGKEAMLTSDEVVKDAVRRVFGYSPAIDSC